Proteins encoded within one genomic window of Jiangella mangrovi:
- a CDS encoding NAD-binding protein translates to MQTKSSVHLPAPADVVDPLRLLTQRVIIAVLVLVLTALLVYLDRDGYNDNSDGSVDLLDAFYYTTVSLSTTGYGDITPTSDTARLVNIVLITPLRVLFLIVLIGTTLETLTTRSREQVRLNRWRKKLRDHTVVIGYGVKGRSAVATMLANEMSPDSLVVVDPDPSAIAEANEQGLVAVMGDATRTEVLRRAGVPAANRIVITTARDDASVLATLTCRQLNQTANIVVAVREADNVALVRQGGADEVVTSSDAVGRILGLATVSPALGHVLEDLTTSGTGLEVAERLVMPREEGKQPRQLTDLVVAVVRDGVELPFHSPAIGHLVRGDRLVVIRPSEEYPWARREDAHDTTLADDAEEPGDPADRPPGGV, encoded by the coding sequence GTGCAGACCAAGAGCTCCGTCCACCTGCCGGCTCCAGCCGATGTGGTCGACCCGCTGCGCCTGCTGACCCAGCGGGTCATCATCGCGGTGTTGGTGCTGGTGCTGACGGCGCTGCTCGTCTACCTCGACCGCGACGGCTACAACGACAACTCCGACGGCTCGGTCGACCTGCTCGACGCGTTCTACTACACGACCGTCTCGCTCTCGACCACGGGCTACGGCGACATCACGCCGACGTCGGACACCGCGCGGCTGGTCAACATCGTCCTCATCACGCCGCTGCGGGTGCTGTTCCTGATCGTCCTCATCGGCACGACACTGGAGACCCTGACCACCCGGAGCCGCGAGCAGGTGCGGCTCAACCGCTGGAGGAAGAAGTTGCGCGACCACACCGTCGTCATCGGCTACGGCGTCAAGGGGCGCAGCGCGGTGGCCACGATGCTCGCGAACGAGATGTCGCCGGACTCCCTCGTCGTCGTCGACCCCGACCCGTCCGCCATCGCCGAGGCGAACGAGCAGGGCCTGGTCGCCGTCATGGGCGACGCCACCCGCACCGAGGTGCTGCGCCGCGCCGGCGTCCCGGCCGCGAACCGCATCGTCATCACCACCGCGCGCGACGACGCCAGCGTGCTGGCCACCCTGACCTGCCGGCAGCTCAACCAGACCGCGAACATCGTCGTCGCGGTCCGCGAGGCCGACAACGTCGCGCTGGTCCGGCAGGGCGGCGCCGACGAGGTCGTCACGTCCTCCGACGCCGTCGGCCGCATCCTGGGCCTGGCCACGGTCAGCCCGGCGCTGGGGCACGTGCTCGAGGACCTCACCACCTCGGGCACCGGCCTCGAGGTGGCCGAGCGCCTGGTCATGCCGCGCGAAGAGGGCAAGCAGCCGCGGCAGCTGACCGACCTCGTGGTGGCGGTGGTGCGCGACGGCGTCGAGCTGCCGTTCCACTCGCCGGCCATCGGTCACCTGGTCCGCGGCGACCGTCTCGTCGTCATCCGCCCGTCCGAGGAGTACCCGTGGGCCCGGCGCGAGGACGCCCACGACACGACTCTGGCCGACGACGCGGAGGAGCCCGGCGACCCGGCGGACCGGCCGCCGGGCGGCGTCTGA
- the mobA gene encoding NTP transferase domain-containing protein: protein MSWAAVVLAGGAGRRLGGADKPALVVGGRALLDRAVAAAAEAGAARTVVVGPRRDTEAPVTWTREDPPGGGPLAALAAGLAALDALDAGPDAVVVLAADLPKVSSALVGRLLAGLGEKADAVAVVDPQGWVQPLVAAYRAAPLRAALDAVGDPRDRPVRSLLGHLRVATIADADGAADIDTPGDLARWQGRPGEDVPGARGRGA, encoded by the coding sequence GTGAGCTGGGCGGCGGTCGTGCTGGCGGGCGGCGCCGGGCGGAGGCTCGGCGGGGCCGACAAGCCGGCGCTGGTCGTCGGCGGTCGGGCGCTGCTGGACCGGGCCGTCGCCGCCGCGGCAGAGGCCGGCGCCGCGCGGACCGTCGTCGTCGGACCCCGCCGCGACACCGAGGCACCCGTCACGTGGACCCGCGAGGACCCGCCCGGCGGCGGCCCGCTGGCCGCGCTGGCGGCTGGTCTCGCCGCGCTCGACGCCCTCGACGCCGGGCCCGACGCCGTCGTCGTCCTCGCCGCGGACCTGCCCAAGGTGTCGTCGGCGCTGGTCGGGCGGCTGCTGGCCGGGCTCGGCGAGAAAGCCGACGCCGTCGCCGTCGTCGATCCGCAGGGGTGGGTACAACCGCTGGTGGCGGCCTACCGGGCCGCGCCGCTGCGGGCCGCGCTCGACGCCGTCGGCGACCCCCGCGACCGGCCGGTCCGGAGCCTGCTGGGACACCTGCGGGTGGCGACGATCGCCGACGCCGACGGTGCCGCGGACATCGACACGCCGGGCGACCTGGCCCGATGGCAGGGTCGGCCAGGGGAGGATGTGCCGGGTGCCAGAGGGAGGGGTGCGTGA
- a CDS encoding DUF6457 domain-containing protein, which yields MDSWVTALCERLGVPVDDVDVGAILDVARDAAHGVERPAAPVTAFIAGYAAATNGGGAAAVASALDAAGDLARDWTDGPDAATPTLQ from the coding sequence ATGGACAGCTGGGTGACCGCGTTGTGCGAACGACTGGGGGTGCCGGTCGACGACGTCGACGTGGGCGCGATCCTCGACGTCGCCCGCGACGCCGCCCACGGGGTGGAGCGGCCGGCCGCGCCGGTGACGGCGTTCATCGCCGGGTACGCCGCCGCGACCAACGGCGGCGGTGCCGCGGCCGTCGCCTCAGCGCTCGACGCCGCGGGCGACCTGGCCCGCGACTGGACCGACGGCCCCGACGCCGCCACGCCCACGCTGCAGTAG
- a CDS encoding 2-hydroxyacid dehydrogenase: MAAVTDGVILQVGGLHPTVERELTTTYDALRLPAPGDERERFLAEHGSQVTVAVTGPGMDAALIGALPRLAAVINLGVGYDAVDVEALRPRGIVLSNTPDVLTDCVADLAVGGLIDVFRGLSAGDRFVRRGSWAARERFPLHRKVSGTRVGILGLGRIGRAVAQRLEAFGCTVSYHNRRRVDDVAYAYAASPVELAGSTDALIVVTPGGSDTRALVSAEVLAALGPDGFLVNVARGSVVDQDALVAALASGALGGAALDVFTDEPNVPEELFALDNVVLLPHIGSATVETREAMAQLVLRNLERFLADGTLVTPVAL, translated from the coding sequence CTGGCGGCCGTGACTGACGGCGTGATTCTGCAGGTGGGCGGGCTCCATCCGACGGTCGAGCGCGAGCTGACGACGACGTACGACGCGTTGCGGCTGCCGGCGCCCGGCGACGAGCGCGAGCGGTTCCTGGCCGAGCACGGCTCGCAGGTCACCGTGGCGGTCACCGGTCCCGGCATGGACGCCGCGCTCATCGGGGCGCTGCCACGGCTGGCCGCCGTCATCAACCTCGGCGTGGGCTACGACGCCGTCGACGTCGAGGCGCTGCGCCCGCGCGGCATCGTGCTCAGCAACACCCCCGACGTCCTCACCGACTGCGTGGCCGACCTCGCCGTCGGCGGGCTCATCGACGTCTTCCGCGGGCTGTCCGCCGGCGACCGGTTCGTCCGCCGCGGTTCCTGGGCGGCCCGGGAGCGGTTCCCGCTGCACCGGAAGGTCAGCGGCACCCGGGTCGGCATCCTCGGGCTGGGGCGCATCGGGCGCGCCGTCGCGCAGCGGCTCGAGGCGTTCGGCTGCACCGTCAGCTACCACAACCGCCGCCGCGTCGATGACGTCGCGTACGCCTACGCCGCCTCGCCGGTCGAGCTGGCCGGCTCGACCGACGCGCTGATCGTCGTCACGCCCGGCGGCTCCGACACCCGCGCGCTGGTCTCGGCCGAGGTGCTTGCGGCGCTCGGGCCCGACGGCTTCCTGGTCAACGTGGCGCGCGGCAGCGTGGTCGACCAGGACGCGCTGGTCGCGGCGCTGGCGTCCGGTGCGCTGGGCGGCGCCGCGCTCGACGTCTTCACCGACGAGCCGAACGTCCCCGAAGAGCTGTTCGCGCTGGACAACGTCGTGCTGCTGCCGCACATCGGCAGCGCCACCGTCGAGACCCGCGAGGCCATGGCCCAGCTCGTCCTGCGCAACCTCGAGCGCTTCCTGGCCGACGGGACGCTGGTCACCCCGGTCGCGCTCTGA
- a CDS encoding DUF389 domain-containing protein: MLHLRVTTPADTTERIVELLSGCPGVASIAVMRGASVKPPGDMVLAELARESAEDMVRSLRELGVDRTGAIALESVETSISEAAERAEDEAPGEGADAVIWEQVVRRADEDSVLSNTFVWFLSLAAVLAAIAIVLDSAILVVGAMVVGPEFGPLAGIAVGLVHRRPSIVRQSVVTLVVGFTIAIAVTTVLGLLASWAGWIDPSVLTAERPLTGFIWRPDRWSFVVAFIAGIAGILSLTSAKSGALVGVFISVTTVPAAGNLGLALALGDAAEMGGAAAQLGINMAAIVLAGILTLLVLKGVDGRLPRLSGRRPPVA, from the coding sequence GTGCTGCACCTGCGCGTGACGACGCCGGCCGACACGACGGAGCGCATCGTCGAGCTGCTCTCCGGGTGTCCCGGCGTGGCCAGCATCGCCGTCATGCGCGGCGCTTCGGTGAAGCCGCCGGGCGACATGGTGCTGGCCGAGCTCGCTCGCGAGTCGGCCGAGGACATGGTGCGGTCGCTGCGCGAGCTCGGCGTCGACCGCACCGGCGCCATCGCGCTGGAGTCGGTCGAGACCTCCATCTCCGAGGCCGCCGAACGGGCCGAGGACGAGGCCCCGGGCGAGGGCGCCGACGCCGTCATCTGGGAGCAGGTGGTGCGCCGCGCCGACGAGGACTCCGTGCTCTCGAACACCTTCGTCTGGTTCCTCAGCCTGGCCGCCGTGCTGGCCGCAATCGCCATCGTGCTCGACTCCGCGATCCTCGTGGTCGGCGCCATGGTCGTCGGGCCGGAGTTCGGGCCGCTCGCCGGCATCGCCGTCGGCCTGGTGCACCGCCGGCCCAGCATCGTGCGCCAGTCCGTGGTCACCCTGGTGGTGGGCTTCACGATCGCCATCGCCGTCACGACGGTGCTGGGCCTGCTCGCGTCGTGGGCAGGGTGGATCGACCCGTCGGTGCTGACGGCGGAGCGGCCGCTCACGGGGTTCATCTGGCGGCCGGACCGGTGGTCGTTCGTCGTGGCGTTCATCGCCGGGATCGCCGGCATCCTGTCGCTCACGTCCGCGAAGTCGGGTGCGCTGGTGGGCGTGTTCATCTCGGTGACGACGGTGCCCGCCGCCGGGAACCTGGGACTGGCCCTGGCCCTCGGCGACGCCGCCGAGATGGGCGGCGCGGCCGCTCAGCTCGGCATCAACATGGCCGCGATCGTGCTGGCCGGCATCTTGACCCTGCTGGTGCTCAAGGGCGTGGACGGCCGGCTGCCGCGGCTCAGTGGTCGACGGCCGCCCGTCGCATGA
- a CDS encoding carbon-nitrogen hydrolase family protein: protein MKTVLVQLAAGTDPDENLAAIRRLTKGVEADLVVLPEAVMHDFGDPALPLGPVAQSLDGPFVTTLADVAREAGAVVVGGMFERSDDPDRPYNTLVAVGRDGAVLATYRKAHLYDSFGYRESDRLRAGPAVPVVFEVDGVGCGLLTCYDLRFPEQSRALVSAGADALVIPAAWVRGPLKEDHWQTLLRARAIENTVYVAAAAQTGRAYCGLSQLVDPLGVVVAALGDDEGRLAAELSPERVAAARTRNPALRHRRTWPAPT, encoded by the coding sequence ATGAAGACCGTTCTGGTCCAGCTGGCGGCGGGCACCGACCCTGACGAGAACCTGGCCGCGATCCGGCGGCTCACGAAGGGCGTCGAGGCCGACCTCGTGGTGCTGCCCGAGGCGGTGATGCACGACTTCGGCGACCCCGCCCTGCCGCTCGGCCCGGTGGCGCAGTCCTTGGACGGCCCGTTCGTGACGACGCTCGCCGACGTCGCGCGCGAGGCCGGCGCCGTCGTCGTCGGCGGCATGTTCGAGCGCTCCGACGACCCCGACCGGCCCTACAACACGCTGGTCGCGGTGGGCCGCGACGGCGCGGTGCTGGCGACGTACCGCAAGGCGCACCTCTACGACTCCTTCGGCTACCGCGAGTCCGACCGGCTGCGCGCCGGCCCCGCCGTGCCCGTCGTCTTCGAGGTCGACGGCGTCGGCTGCGGCCTGCTCACGTGTTACGACCTGCGCTTCCCCGAGCAGAGCCGGGCGCTGGTCTCGGCCGGTGCCGACGCGCTCGTCATCCCGGCGGCCTGGGTGCGCGGGCCGCTGAAGGAGGACCACTGGCAGACGCTGCTGCGGGCGCGGGCCATCGAGAACACCGTCTACGTCGCGGCGGCCGCGCAGACCGGGCGGGCGTACTGCGGGCTCAGCCAGCTGGTCGACCCGCTCGGCGTGGTGGTCGCGGCCCTGGGCGACGACGAGGGGCGGCTGGCCGCGGAGCTCTCGCCGGAGCGCGTCGCCGCCGCCCGCACCCGCAACCCGGCGCTGCGGCACCGCCGGACCTGGCCGGCGCCGACGTGA